A single Populus nigra chromosome 13, ddPopNigr1.1, whole genome shotgun sequence DNA region contains:
- the LOC133671084 gene encoding biogenesis of lysosome-related organelles complex 1 subunit 2 yields the protein MACPNEKEAGMQQQDNLADSLNDLFTSVSNMVKSELQGTSNRLELLEKMNVRVSEEYKGFGDVASGLRVYVEQLKGKSGNFEEYVHQIEEIEKQVTEFEAVISVLDKYVSLLESKVKFVYQQQQHPPPTS from the exons ATGGCGTGTCCAAATGAGAAAGAAGCAGGGATGCAACAGCAAGACAACCTCGCAGATTCACTCAACGATCTCTTCACTAGCGTATCAAACATGGTCAAATCTGAACTCCAG GGGACAAGCAATCGGTTGGAGCTACTGGAGAAGATGAATGTAAGAGTGAGCGAAGAGTACAAAGGGTTCGGTGATGTGGCATCTGGGCTAAGGGTATATGTGGAGCAATTGAAGGGCAAGAGTGGTAATTTTGAGGAGTATGTGCATCAAATTGAGGAGATAGAGAAACAAGTTACTGAATTTGAAGCTGTTATTTCAGTTCTTGACAAGTATGTTTCGTTGTTGGAATCTAAAGTTAAATTTGTGTATCAACAACAGCAGCACCCTCCTCCTACTTCTTAA
- the LOC133671046 gene encoding amino acid transporter AVT6A-like: MTIGNIPPKKERKSRRTKPVDENAPLLPKRQEDAGFDEFNGASFTGAVFNLSTTIVGAGIMALPATMKVLGLVLGVAMIIFMAFLTEASIELLLRFSRAGKSASYGGLMGDAFGKTGRILLQAAVLVNNIGVLIVYMIIIGDVLSGTSSSGAHHTGVLEGWFGEHWWNARAFVLLITTLFIFSPLACFKRIDSLSYTSALSVALAVVFLVITVGITIVKLINGSIAMPRLMPDVTDLTSFWKLFTTVPVLVTAFICHYNVHSIDNELEDSAQIKPVVRTALALCSTVYIMTSIFGFLLFGDATLDDVLANFDMDLGIPYSSLLNDAVRVSYAAHLMLVFPIVFFPLRLNLDGLLFPSAQPFHQANTRFALITIGLITTIFLGANFIPSIWDAFQFTGATAAVCLGFIFPASITLRDRHNIATKRDKILCIFMIVLAVFSNAVAIYSDAYALIKRNPSHSE, from the exons ATGACAATTGGAAATATTCCTCCAAAGAAGGAGAGGAAATCAAGGAGGACCAAGCCAGTTGATGAGAATGCTCCTTTATTGCCTAAAAGGCAAGAGGATGCTGGTTTTGATGAGTTTAATGGAGCTTCCTTTACTGGGGCGGTGTTTAATTTATCGACTACAATAGTTGGTGCTGGAATCATGGCATTGCCGGCAACCATGAAAGTCTTAGGCCTGGTTCTCGGGGTCGCCATGATCATCTTTATGGCTTTCTTGACAGAGGCTTCTATTGAATTGTTGCTGAGGTTTAGCAGGGCAGGGAAGTCTGCTTCTTATGGAGGACTTATGGGGGATGCTTTTGGAAAGACTGGAAGGATTCTTTTGCAAGCTGCTGTTTTAGTCAATAACATTGGTGTACTCATTGTGTACATGATTATTATTG GTGATGTGCTCTCTGGAACATCTTCAAGTGGAGCTCACCATACAGGTGTGCTTGAAGGGTGGTTTGGAGAACACTGGTGGAACGCCCGTGCCTTTGTTCTTCTTATCACAacactttttatattttctccatTGGCTTGCTTTAAGCGAATTG ATTCTTTAAGTTATACATCTGCCTTGTCAGTCGCTCTAGCAGTTGTATTTCTTGTCATCACTGTGGGGATCACAATTGTCAAGTTGATAAATGGAAGTATAGCAATGCCCAGATTGATGCCCGATGTTACAGATCTGACATCCTTCTGGAAACTCTTCACTACAGTCCCTGTTCTTGTCACTGCATTTATCTGCCATTACAATG TTCACAGCATAGATAATGAACTTGAAGACTCTGCTCAGATAAAACCAGTTGTGCGAACAGCACTTGCTTTATGCTCGACTGTGTACATAATGACAAGCATCTTTGGGTTCCTTCTATTTGGTGATGCAACTCTTGATGATGTGCTTGCCAACTTCGATATGGACCTCGGCATTCCCTACAGTTCTCTGCTTAATGATGCTGTTCGTGTTAGTTATGCTGCTCATCTTATGCTAGTGTTTCCAATTGTCTTCTTTCCGTTACGGCTCAACTTGGATGGCCTACTCTTTCCTTCAGCACAACCTTTTCATCAGGCAAACACGAGGTTTGCATTAATCACCATTGGGCTTATCACTACAATCTTCTTGGGTGCAAATTTCATTCCAAGCATCTGGGACGCTTTCCAATTCACTGGAGCAACTGCTGCAGTTTGCCTTGGTTTCATTTTTCCGGCTTCCATTACTCTCAG GGATCGCCACAATATAGCAACAAAGAGAGACAAGATCttatgtatttttatgattgtgcTTGCTGTCTTCTCCAATGCGGTGGCCATATATAGTGATGCCTATGCCTTGATCAAGAGGAATCCATCGCATAGTGAATGA